In Brevibacillus brevis, a genomic segment contains:
- a CDS encoding GNAT family N-acetyltransferase codes for MGIQFVEKSKLSADELEAVDRLVAICNSHDGIDLKVNPDMLKNRPGTHVEDFLCYEDDTLIGFLGMYVFHGEEAEVSGMVHPAHRRKGIFRALQERAAEQCRKRDIPNQLFIVQRESAPGKACMESLGAQYQFSEYWMDLDVRKEAAQVADIEMRKASADDIETLVWLNVHGFQMEEARAREMTQRIEEEPNRTTYLIVAQQKDVGKISVSFGEDGKGFIFGFCMHPDHQGKGYGRRALAKTIGLIREQGLDDISLEVACENSSALGLYESCGFAVKSANDYYKLPL; via the coding sequence ATGGGCATTCAGTTCGTAGAAAAAAGCAAATTGTCGGCAGATGAGCTGGAGGCGGTAGACCGGCTGGTCGCAATCTGCAACAGCCACGACGGCATCGATTTGAAAGTGAACCCGGATATGCTGAAAAATCGTCCCGGTACGCATGTCGAAGATTTTCTCTGCTACGAGGATGACACGCTGATCGGGTTTCTGGGCATGTACGTCTTTCACGGCGAGGAAGCGGAAGTGAGCGGAATGGTTCACCCCGCGCATCGGAGAAAAGGAATTTTCCGGGCCCTGCAGGAGCGGGCGGCTGAGCAATGCCGAAAGCGCGACATCCCCAATCAGCTCTTTATCGTTCAGCGCGAGTCGGCACCCGGCAAGGCGTGCATGGAGAGCTTGGGGGCACAGTACCAGTTTTCGGAGTATTGGATGGATCTGGACGTGCGAAAAGAAGCGGCGCAGGTCGCGGACATCGAGATGCGTAAGGCCAGCGCGGACGATATCGAGACGCTGGTCTGGCTGAACGTGCACGGCTTTCAAATGGAAGAAGCCAGGGCCAGGGAAATGACCCAGCGTATCGAAGAGGAGCCGAATCGGACGACGTATCTGATCGTCGCACAGCAGAAGGATGTCGGCAAAATCAGCGTCAGCTTCGGAGAGGACGGGAAAGGCTTCATTTTTGGCTTTTGCATGCATCCGGACCATCAAGGGAAAGGGTATGGCCGCCGTGCGCTGGCCAAAACAATCGGCCTGATCCGCGAGCAGGGGCTTGACGACATCTCGCTGGAAGTCGCCTGCGAAAACAGCAGCGCCCTGGGGCTGTACGAGTCGTGCGGCTTCGCGGTAAAATCGGCGAATGACTACTACAAGCTCCCGCTGTGA
- a CDS encoding ABC-F family ATP-binding cassette domain-containing protein, which yields MQLLSVENLSKSYGEKVLFDHISFHIAEQQRIGLIGVNGTGKSSLLKIITGLEAPDSGKIVHANRFHVEYLPQNPGFAEDSSVLDQVFYGDSPLMQLLREYEAALADLQSSPDDEQKQKRVFALQSKMDAADAWESNTQAKMILTQLGIRDFTQKVSELSGGQRKRVAMARALITPADLLILDEPTNHIDNETVEWLEEYLARYKGALLLVTHDRYFLDRVTNRTFELDKGKLYSYEGNYATFLEKKAEREENEAAAESKRQNLLRRELAWLRRGAKARTTKQKARVQRAEELRDRVVEGQATKMDMALGASRLGKKVIELAHISKAYGERKLIEDFSYIVLPGDRVGIIGPNGSGKSTLLNMLAGRLAPDSGTIEIGQTVKIAYYTQDSVEMNEKLRVIEYIKEAAEVITTSDGETITASQMLERFLFSPSMQYTPISRLSGGERRRLYLLRTLMGEPNVLFLDEPTNDLDIQTLSILEDYLEHFPGAVITVSHDRYFLDRTVDHLFAFEGGGEIRHFTGNYSEYLDVRRTEKEAAAPAAVKTEKSESAGGSRGNNRTKKLSYKDQKEWDEIEGKIAGLEERSAKLKEEIAASGSDYGKVEKLYAEEQQVAAELEAAIERWAELSAMIEELEQGK from the coding sequence ATGCAACTATTATCAGTAGAGAATCTCTCCAAAAGCTACGGAGAAAAAGTATTGTTCGACCATATATCCTTTCATATCGCCGAGCAGCAGCGAATCGGTCTGATCGGTGTCAACGGGACCGGGAAGTCTTCGCTTTTGAAAATCATCACGGGGCTCGAAGCGCCGGACAGCGGGAAGATCGTCCACGCAAACCGGTTCCACGTGGAATATTTGCCGCAAAACCCTGGCTTTGCGGAGGATTCCTCCGTACTCGACCAGGTTTTTTACGGGGACTCTCCGCTCATGCAGCTCTTGCGCGAGTACGAAGCGGCACTGGCTGACTTGCAGAGCTCCCCGGACGACGAGCAGAAACAAAAGCGGGTATTCGCGCTGCAGAGCAAGATGGACGCGGCTGACGCCTGGGAAAGCAATACGCAGGCCAAAATGATTTTGACCCAGCTCGGCATACGCGACTTCACGCAAAAAGTCAGCGAGCTTTCTGGCGGGCAAAGAAAACGGGTCGCGATGGCACGCGCTCTGATTACGCCTGCCGACCTGCTCATTCTGGACGAGCCGACCAACCACATCGACAACGAAACGGTCGAGTGGCTGGAAGAGTATTTGGCCCGGTATAAAGGGGCGTTGCTGCTCGTGACGCACGACCGCTATTTTCTGGACCGGGTGACCAACCGGACCTTCGAGCTGGACAAGGGCAAGCTGTACAGCTACGAGGGGAACTATGCGACCTTCCTGGAGAAAAAGGCGGAGCGGGAGGAGAACGAAGCAGCGGCGGAGAGCAAACGCCAAAACTTGCTCCGCAGAGAGCTCGCCTGGCTGCGTCGTGGAGCAAAAGCTCGGACGACGAAGCAAAAGGCACGCGTGCAACGGGCAGAAGAACTGCGCGATCGGGTCGTGGAAGGCCAAGCGACGAAAATGGACATGGCGCTGGGTGCCAGCCGCCTGGGCAAAAAAGTCATCGAGCTTGCGCACATCAGCAAAGCGTATGGGGAACGAAAGCTCATCGAGGATTTCAGCTACATCGTCCTGCCAGGCGATCGGGTGGGCATCATCGGCCCGAATGGGAGCGGGAAGTCTACCCTGCTCAATATGCTCGCGGGCAGATTGGCTCCGGATTCGGGGACGATCGAGATCGGCCAGACGGTGAAAATCGCGTACTACACGCAGGACAGTGTGGAAATGAACGAAAAGCTGCGCGTGATCGAGTATATCAAGGAAGCGGCGGAAGTGATCACGACGAGCGATGGGGAAACGATCACCGCTTCGCAAATGCTTGAGCGTTTTCTGTTTTCCCCGTCTATGCAGTACACGCCGATCTCCCGACTGTCGGGGGGAGAACGCCGAAGGCTTTACCTCTTGCGGACATTGATGGGCGAGCCCAACGTGCTGTTCCTGGATGAGCCGACCAACGATCTGGACATTCAGACGCTCAGCATTCTGGAAGACTACCTGGAGCATTTTCCAGGCGCGGTCATTACGGTTTCCCATGACCGGTACTTTCTGGATCGTACGGTTGACCACTTGTTCGCCTTTGAAGGCGGCGGAGAAATTCGCCATTTTACCGGCAATTATTCGGAGTATCTGGACGTGCGTCGCACAGAGAAGGAAGCCGCAGCTCCTGCAGCAGTGAAAACAGAAAAGAGCGAGAGTGCGGGAGGAAGCCGAGGGAATAACCGGACGAAAAAGCTTTCGTACAAGGATCAAAAGGAATGGGACGAAATTGAGGGAAAAATTGCGGGATTGGAAGAACGCAGCGCAAAGCTGAAGGAAGAAATTGCCGCTTCAGGAAGCGACTACGGGAAGGTCGAGAAGCTGTACGCCGAAGAACAGCAAGTAGCGGCAGAGCTGGAAGCCGCGATTGAACGCTGGGCGGAGCTCTCTGCGATGATCGAGGAGCTGGAGCAAGGCAAATGA
- a CDS encoding virulence factor, which yields MKLLSIEPTPSPNVMKLNVDERLPVGVQHVYTKENIDKAPELMGKLLAIEGVVSIFHTADFLALERKSNADWQRILTQSREILQAGEGAAVPVMAAAEGAAFGEAQVFIQMFREIPMQVKVTMGTEQIRAALPERFGQSAMRAGSASPNLIMERKWVEHGVRYGDLREIGEEVAQEIAASYPESRVEELVERALQQGTGEAPEPIVREKKVVTLDMLDDPDWQKRYAALDRMEPTEDDLPVLEKALRDSKPSIRRLAVVYLGMIGGDAVFPLLFQALKDDSVSVRRTAGDTLSDLGDPRAIAPMCEALKDKNKLVRWRAARFLFEVGDETALPALLEARHDPEFEVSLQVQMAVERIESGEEASGTVWQQMTRRNEQS from the coding sequence ATGAAGCTGTTGTCCATCGAACCCACGCCAAGTCCAAACGTCATGAAGCTGAACGTGGACGAGCGTCTGCCGGTTGGTGTCCAACATGTCTATACAAAAGAGAACATCGATAAAGCGCCTGAGCTCATGGGCAAGCTCCTGGCAATCGAGGGAGTCGTATCGATCTTCCACACGGCGGACTTCCTGGCGCTGGAACGGAAATCGAATGCGGACTGGCAGCGCATTTTGACTCAGTCCAGAGAGATTCTCCAGGCGGGCGAGGGAGCAGCTGTACCGGTGATGGCGGCCGCCGAAGGAGCGGCCTTCGGGGAGGCGCAGGTGTTCATCCAAATGTTTCGGGAAATCCCGATGCAGGTCAAGGTCACGATGGGAACGGAACAAATTCGCGCAGCCTTGCCTGAGAGGTTCGGACAGTCGGCGATGCGGGCCGGTTCTGCATCGCCCAACCTGATCATGGAGCGCAAGTGGGTGGAGCATGGCGTACGCTACGGTGACTTGCGGGAAATCGGGGAAGAAGTCGCACAGGAAATCGCGGCTTCCTATCCGGAGAGCCGGGTGGAAGAGCTGGTTGAGCGAGCCCTGCAGCAAGGAACCGGTGAGGCTCCCGAGCCGATCGTCCGGGAAAAGAAGGTCGTGACACTGGACATGCTGGACGATCCGGATTGGCAAAAGCGCTATGCCGCATTGGATCGGATGGAGCCGACCGAGGACGACCTGCCTGTTTTGGAAAAAGCCCTTCGCGATTCCAAGCCATCCATTCGGAGATTGGCCGTGGTCTATCTGGGAATGATTGGCGGGGATGCGGTTTTCCCGCTGCTGTTCCAGGCCTTGAAGGACGATTCGGTATCCGTAAGGCGGACGGCAGGCGACACGTTGTCCGATTTGGGAGATCCACGCGCGATCGCGCCGATGTGCGAGGCGCTGAAGGATAAAAACAAGCTCGTGCGCTGGCGTGCCGCCCGTTTCCTGTTTGAGGTAGGGGACGAAACGGCGCTGCCCGCCCTTCTGGAAGCAAGGCACGATCCGGAATTCGAAGTGAGCTTGCAGGTGCAGATGGCTGTTGAGCGGATTGAAAGCGGGGAAGAAGCCAGCGGAACGGTCTGGCAGCAAATGACCCGCAGAAACGAGCAAAGCTGA
- a CDS encoding NAD-dependent deacylase, with protein MERLAQWIKESSKCVVFTGAGMSTESGLPDFRSQTGLWRGQDPMKLASTHALAHNREDFADFYRMRIEGLLACEPHRGHYILADWEQRGWVRGLITQNVDGYHQRAGSQSVAQLHGTLSVVRCLRCGAEYPCRKYLEEKGTSCACGGFLRPGVVLFGESLPQSALERAEAWTDEADLFLVLGSSLQVSPANWFPQRAKERGARLVIVNRDPTPLDSWAEQI; from the coding sequence TTGGAGCGCTTGGCACAGTGGATCAAGGAATCGTCGAAATGCGTGGTTTTTACGGGGGCGGGGATGTCGACCGAGAGCGGGCTGCCTGATTTTCGTTCGCAGACAGGACTGTGGCGCGGACAGGATCCGATGAAATTGGCCAGTACCCATGCCCTTGCGCACAATCGGGAGGATTTCGCCGACTTCTACCGGATGCGGATCGAAGGATTGCTTGCGTGCGAGCCGCACAGGGGACACTATATTCTTGCCGATTGGGAGCAGCGGGGGTGGGTGCGCGGATTGATCACCCAAAACGTGGACGGATATCATCAGCGTGCGGGAAGCCAGTCAGTGGCGCAGCTTCACGGTACGCTGTCCGTCGTCCGCTGTCTGCGCTGCGGGGCCGAATACCCTTGCCGGAAGTACCTGGAGGAAAAAGGGACAAGTTGCGCGTGCGGCGGATTTTTGCGCCCGGGCGTGGTTCTGTTCGGAGAGTCTTTGCCACAGTCTGCGCTGGAGCGCGCGGAAGCTTGGACGGATGAGGCGGACTTGTTTCTGGTCCTGGGATCCTCGCTCCAGGTAAGTCCGGCCAACTGGTTTCCGCAGCGGGCAAAAGAACGGGGAGCGAGGCTGGTCATCGTCAATCGCGATCCGACGCCGCTGGATTCATGGGCAGAGCAGATATGA
- a CDS encoding metallophosphoesterase family protein — MSTYLVSDIHGQYQAFQKALQDASFAPRQGTSLYVLGDMIDRGPQSKDVLLFLLELRQQYPAQVFLLKGNHEQMLEDWLSRRGDAENYLRFNGGDATVRSFLGHHPLRRAFAVGGLPSPAIQEEARQEILARYPFLLSALSSLPLYMELPADERTGSPAVLLVHAGIRPGVPLTQQNPHDLLWIRQEFYDEYTGELPIVFGHTPVPKLPGYRGNGPWRREQLVGIDGGAAFRRGVLLVEWPSLQFIFVPIHDVQPYPLVHVNG, encoded by the coding sequence ATGTCCACGTATTTGGTATCGGATATTCACGGCCAGTATCAGGCGTTTCAAAAAGCGCTACAGGATGCTTCCTTTGCTCCTCGGCAAGGAACCAGCCTGTACGTTCTCGGGGACATGATCGACCGCGGACCGCAATCCAAGGATGTATTGCTGTTCTTGCTCGAGTTGCGGCAGCAATACCCCGCGCAAGTCTTTCTGCTCAAAGGCAATCACGAACAGATGCTGGAAGACTGGCTCTCGCGCAGGGGAGACGCGGAGAATTACTTGCGCTTCAACGGAGGAGACGCTACTGTTCGCTCCTTTTTGGGCCATCATCCGCTGCGCCGGGCGTTTGCGGTCGGCGGTCTCCCTTCCCCAGCCATCCAGGAAGAAGCTCGTCAGGAAATTCTCGCCCGGTATCCGTTTTTGCTGTCTGCCCTAAGCTCACTGCCATTGTACATGGAATTGCCGGCGGACGAGCGAACCGGGTCACCCGCCGTCTTGCTGGTTCACGCCGGCATCAGGCCAGGCGTGCCCTTGACCCAGCAAAATCCGCATGATCTGCTGTGGATCCGCCAGGAGTTTTACGACGAGTACACCGGAGAGTTGCCCATTGTATTTGGCCACACCCCGGTTCCCAAGCTTCCCGGCTATCGAGGGAACGGACCGTGGAGACGGGAGCAGCTAGTCGGGATCGATGGCGGTGCCGCTTTTCGCCGCGGAGTCCTGCTGGTAGAGTGGCCATCCCTGCAGTTCATTTTCGTGCCCATCCACGACGTCCAGCCTTACCCACTCGTACACGTCAACGGGTAA
- a CDS encoding NAD(P)/FAD-dependent oxidoreductase, with product MTTNHYDVVIVGGGLAGLSSAAYLSSKGKKVALLERGQLGGRAVTLKIKGFNFNFGAHAIYARDSSILRTFEKELDLHIDWQDFNPTKAKYDIGNDLTAVPANVQGLFQTKLLKGMDKVLFTFEILKTMLKMETGHPHMSIQKWMEKKHVNEEVQEMMLTLASSNFFTREPEKIPSDVFFSYYSRLFKTNKPVAYIGGGWQALINEFVRVIEANNGVILTKTKVEKFHVEDDRVVGVVTPEAEYTADEFISCIPPKEMVKVFAETRLEHAIAQHAEYEPTVVIVYDIGLKERIDVPYSYIYDKHNNIFITDISYYDHTCVPEGGQLLQATAYLRQSEVGNKEIAEQRKLEIEALYDKHFAGWREQLVVPRVSTRAIVQEIKWTMNQKPLPTFMPDYRNLFFAGDWCEGQGQLSELSFSSALAVSKMILEK from the coding sequence ATGACAACCAATCACTATGACGTTGTTATTGTAGGCGGAGGACTTGCTGGTCTCTCCAGTGCCGCCTATCTTTCGTCGAAGGGCAAGAAAGTAGCACTATTGGAGCGTGGACAATTGGGCGGTCGCGCTGTGACGCTGAAGATCAAAGGATTCAACTTCAACTTCGGCGCCCACGCGATTTATGCGCGGGACAGCTCCATTTTGAGAACGTTTGAAAAAGAACTGGACCTTCACATTGACTGGCAAGACTTTAACCCGACCAAAGCCAAATACGATATCGGTAACGATCTGACAGCGGTTCCAGCCAACGTGCAAGGGCTGTTCCAAACCAAGCTGCTTAAGGGTATGGACAAAGTATTGTTTACGTTTGAAATCTTGAAAACCATGTTGAAAATGGAGACTGGCCATCCGCATATGTCGATTCAAAAGTGGATGGAAAAGAAACACGTCAATGAAGAAGTGCAGGAAATGATGCTGACGCTGGCTTCCTCCAACTTCTTTACGCGGGAGCCGGAAAAAATTCCTTCGGACGTGTTCTTCTCCTACTACAGCCGTCTGTTCAAGACCAACAAGCCGGTAGCGTATATCGGCGGGGGCTGGCAAGCGCTGATCAACGAATTCGTGCGTGTCATCGAAGCCAACAACGGCGTCATTTTGACCAAAACGAAAGTGGAGAAGTTCCACGTAGAAGACGATCGCGTCGTGGGAGTAGTTACACCGGAAGCGGAGTATACCGCTGACGAATTCATCAGCTGCATTCCTCCAAAAGAGATGGTCAAGGTGTTCGCGGAAACCCGTCTGGAGCATGCGATTGCCCAGCACGCCGAGTACGAGCCAACAGTCGTCATCGTGTACGACATCGGCTTGAAAGAACGCATTGACGTGCCGTATTCCTATATTTACGACAAGCATAACAACATCTTTATCACCGACATCTCCTATTACGACCACACGTGTGTACCGGAAGGCGGACAGCTCCTGCAGGCTACCGCTTACCTGCGTCAGTCCGAAGTCGGGAACAAAGAGATTGCCGAGCAGCGCAAGCTGGAAATCGAAGCACTGTACGACAAGCACTTTGCCGGCTGGCGCGAGCAGTTGGTTGTTCCGCGTGTTTCCACACGGGCGATCGTACAGGAGATCAAGTGGACGATGAACCAAAAACCGCTGCCGACCTTTATGCCGGATTACCGCAACCTGTTCTTTGCGGGCGACTGGTGCGAAGGGCAAGGCCAACTGTCTGAGCTCTCGTTCTCGAGCGCACTTGCGGTTTCAAAAATGATTTTGGAAAAATAA
- a CDS encoding serine hydrolase: protein MLSSLSTPILQLIEQAGGEWGVYLEDLHSGEKVTHNEHQRFYAASVIKVPIMTAVFAEAYAGKIALEQTITLRREDQVGGAGVLQHMSPGTELTVQDLVTLMIIQSDNTATNMMIDLVGAESIRTAMSKTEMVNSQFYNKLMVVPAELEGYNELTAADMGAHFRYLATGKVISYDSCLKMMAILKQQQHRDRIPLLLPDPEGDFIGMVPKWEFANKTGSVTNITHDTGILFTGTHAITICLLNKNLEQKAAAQVMGQIGRLVYDAYQ, encoded by the coding sequence ATGCTCTCAAGTCTTTCCACCCCCATCCTGCAGCTGATCGAACAAGCCGGCGGAGAATGGGGCGTATACCTGGAAGATTTGCACTCAGGGGAAAAAGTCACTCACAACGAACACCAGCGCTTCTACGCGGCGAGTGTCATCAAAGTGCCGATCATGACCGCAGTCTTCGCGGAAGCGTACGCCGGCAAAATCGCGCTGGAGCAGACCATCACGCTTCGCCGCGAAGATCAGGTAGGGGGCGCAGGAGTCCTCCAGCATATGTCGCCCGGTACGGAGCTGACCGTCCAGGACCTGGTCACCCTGATGATCATCCAGAGCGACAACACCGCGACCAACATGATGATTGATCTGGTCGGAGCCGAGAGCATTCGCACCGCCATGAGCAAGACAGAAATGGTGAACAGCCAGTTTTACAACAAACTGATGGTCGTGCCGGCCGAGCTGGAAGGCTACAACGAGCTGACGGCTGCAGACATGGGGGCCCATTTCCGCTATTTGGCTACCGGGAAAGTCATCTCGTACGACAGCTGTCTAAAGATGATGGCCATCCTGAAGCAACAGCAGCATAGAGACCGTATCCCGCTGCTCTTGCCGGATCCGGAAGGCGATTTCATCGGCATGGTGCCCAAGTGGGAGTTCGCCAACAAAACCGGCTCCGTCACCAACATCACCCACGACACGGGGATCCTGTTCACAGGCACGCACGCCATCACCATCTGCCTCCTGAACAAGAACCTCGAACAGAAGGCAGCAGCCCAGGTCATGGGCCAGATCGGACGCCTCGTGTACGACGCATACCAATAG
- the ctaG gene encoding cytochrome c oxidase assembly factor CtaG, whose translation MILSYLTATFGFRATWNPELIVLVLLLGFAYFSLIGPLRHTFPHAAPVSFGKQTLFAVGLLLFYFGMGSPLNVAGHFLFSAHMLQQSLLYLVMPLLLLAGIPAWLWRPLTTRRWSRALLRAFSHPIPAVLLFNALFSFYHMPVILDMAMSNLAMHNAVHLLLFLAALLMWMPVVAPLPEIHRLTELQKLAYIFANGVLITPACALIIFSSTPLYDTYVNGPTMLCAPFFSAPIDKSMFAVPLQALDDQRLGGIIMKLMQELTYGSVLAYVFAAWYRKEKDQLLPH comes from the coding sequence ATGATTCTCTCCTATTTGACCGCTACCTTTGGCTTTCGGGCTACATGGAATCCGGAGCTGATTGTCCTGGTCCTGCTCCTCGGGTTTGCTTACTTCTCGCTGATCGGTCCGCTGCGACATACGTTTCCCCATGCCGCACCTGTCTCTTTCGGGAAGCAAACGCTGTTCGCTGTCGGCCTGCTGTTGTTCTACTTCGGCATGGGCAGCCCCCTGAACGTCGCCGGGCACTTTCTGTTCAGCGCGCACATGCTGCAGCAATCGCTGCTGTATTTGGTCATGCCCTTGCTTCTGCTTGCCGGCATACCGGCCTGGCTATGGCGCCCTCTGACCACGCGCAGATGGTCCCGTGCGCTTCTTCGCGCATTCAGCCATCCGATTCCGGCTGTACTTTTGTTCAATGCCCTGTTTTCGTTTTACCATATGCCTGTTATTCTGGACATGGCGATGAGCAATTTGGCGATGCACAACGCAGTCCACCTGCTGCTCTTTCTGGCAGCCTTGCTCATGTGGATGCCGGTCGTCGCTCCGCTGCCCGAGATACACCGTTTGACCGAGCTGCAGAAGCTCGCTTACATTTTCGCCAACGGCGTTTTGATCACTCCGGCGTGCGCTTTGATCATTTTCTCCTCCACGCCGCTTTACGACACGTACGTCAATGGACCTACCATGCTCTGCGCGCCGTTTTTTTCCGCTCCCATCGACAAATCGATGTTTGCGGTGCCGCTGCAAGCGCTCGACGATCAACGGCTGGGCGGGATCATCATGAAGCTGATGCAGGAATTGACGTACGGCTCCGTACTGGCTTACGTATTTGCCGCATGGTATCGGAAGGAGAAGGATCAGCTGCTGCCGCATTAA
- a CDS encoding disulfide oxidoreductase codes for MKRAQAMEQAMFASWGIALIATAGSLFFSEVMKYIPCDLCWYQRILMYPLVILLGVASAKKDYRMSSYTLILSGIGGLISLYHYLIQKVPALHELGNACGIVPCNADYINWFGFITIPFLALIAFILISVLQIIVLKNGKEQ; via the coding sequence ATGAAGCGTGCGCAAGCCATGGAACAAGCGATGTTTGCTTCCTGGGGAATCGCTCTGATCGCTACGGCAGGCAGTCTCTTTTTTTCAGAAGTCATGAAATACATACCGTGCGACCTATGCTGGTACCAGCGAATCTTGATGTACCCGCTCGTGATTCTTCTCGGAGTCGCCTCAGCGAAAAAAGATTACAGGATGTCCTCGTACACCTTGATCCTTTCCGGAATCGGGGGCCTGATCTCCCTCTACCACTACTTGATCCAAAAAGTGCCCGCCCTGCACGAGCTTGGCAACGCTTGCGGCATCGTGCCTTGCAATGCAGACTACATCAACTGGTTTGGTTTTATCACGATCCCGTTTCTCGCCCTGATCGCGTTTATCCTGATCAGCGTCTTGCAAATCATCGTTCTGAAAAACGGAAAGGAGCAATAA
- a CDS encoding thioredoxin family protein yields MKKVIFLSVIVAALLIAAIVYSDISNRQQAAGNPYGKASLNPATLAQLNDPLYDNLIMPDELKSRLANKEDLYVYYYSPLCEHCQATTPVLVPIVRDMKIDMKKHNLLEFNASWDDFQIEYTPTLVHYKAGKEVARLVGGHEAVEWKQWLEEQQKS; encoded by the coding sequence ATGAAAAAGGTCATTTTTCTGTCCGTCATCGTTGCGGCTCTCCTCATTGCTGCGATCGTCTACTCCGACATCTCCAATCGCCAGCAAGCTGCCGGCAATCCGTATGGCAAAGCCAGTCTGAATCCAGCCACCCTGGCCCAATTGAACGATCCCCTCTACGACAACCTGATCATGCCGGACGAGCTGAAGTCGCGCCTCGCCAACAAGGAAGACCTGTACGTCTACTACTACAGCCCGCTGTGCGAGCATTGCCAGGCCACGACCCCTGTCCTTGTGCCGATCGTTCGCGACATGAAGATCGACATGAAAAAGCACAACCTCCTGGAATTCAACGCCAGCTGGGATGACTTTCAGATCGAGTACACGCCCACTTTGGTCCACTACAAAGCAGGCAAGGAAGTGGCTCGCCTGGTCGGTGGCCACGAGGCAGTCGAATGGAAGCAATGGTTGGAAGAACAGCAAAAGTCATAA
- a CDS encoding L,D-transpeptidase, which produces MPAYNIRISIAHLRLDLYDGSELVRSYPVALGKIATSTPSGDFTIVSKVPYPNSYPGGPLSVFGTYWLGLSKPHYGIHGTNNPSSIGKYVSHGCIRMYNQDVNRLARLVPIGTPVRIRPR; this is translated from the coding sequence ATTCCCGCCTACAACATACGTATTTCCATCGCCCATCTGCGGCTGGATCTGTACGACGGCTCCGAGCTTGTCCGTTCTTATCCGGTGGCTCTGGGCAAGATCGCAACCTCCACCCCCAGCGGCGATTTTACCATCGTAAGCAAAGTCCCGTATCCGAATTCCTATCCCGGCGGGCCGTTGAGTGTTTTCGGCACGTACTGGCTCGGATTGAGCAAGCCTCACTACGGCATTCACGGCACCAACAACCCTTCATCTATCGGAAAGTACGTCTCGCACGGCTGCATCCGCATGTACAACCAGGACGTCAACCGCCTGGCCAGACTCGTCCCGATCGGCACACCCGTACGAATCAGGCCGCGCTAA
- a CDS encoding DUF4931 domain-containing protein, translated as MAQTHLHFDMHIGRKKPESVINRETACPFCDIDSLTNVLEQRGPMIWLMNKYPVLQDTYQTVLIESDDCEGDWSVYSKEHVRELLAFGVEKWLELESSGSFASVLFFKNHGPFSGGSIRHPHMQIVGLNEYDYRTQVKESDFAGLLIDRAHGVECTLSTHPRAGFFEYNVVLSEWDRLPQMADYLQILAHWILNHVNRRCQSYNFFFYRWEEKLVAKVVPRFVTSPLYVGYGIPQVANNLEEVVAEIKRLYF; from the coding sequence ATGGCTCAGACCCATTTGCATTTTGACATGCACATCGGCAGAAAAAAGCCGGAGAGCGTGATCAATCGGGAAACCGCATGCCCGTTTTGTGACATTGACAGCCTGACGAATGTACTGGAGCAGCGCGGACCCATGATCTGGCTCATGAACAAATACCCGGTCCTGCAGGATACGTATCAGACCGTCCTGATCGAATCGGATGACTGTGAAGGCGACTGGTCCGTCTACTCCAAGGAGCATGTACGGGAGCTCCTTGCGTTTGGCGTGGAGAAGTGGCTGGAGCTGGAGAGCAGCGGTTCGTTTGCTTCGGTCCTGTTTTTCAAAAACCACGGTCCGTTTTCGGGAGGCAGCATCCGGCATCCGCACATGCAGATCGTCGGATTGAACGAGTACGATTACCGCACGCAGGTAAAGGAAAGCGATTTTGCAGGGCTCCTGATCGACCGCGCACACGGGGTGGAATGTACGCTGTCTACTCATCCGCGCGCAGGTTTTTTTGAGTACAACGTCGTCCTTTCGGAGTGGGACCGATTGCCCCAGATGGCGGATTACCTGCAAATCCTGGCCCACTGGATTTTGAATCACGTCAACCGGCGCTGCCAGAGCTACAATTTTTTCTTTTACCGCTGGGAGGAGAAGCTGGTTGCCAAAGTAGTGCCGCGCTTCGTCACATCCCCTCTTTATGTAGGGTACGGCATTCCGCAAGTAGCAAACAATTTGGAAGAGGTCGTCGCGGAAATCAAGCGGCTCTATTTTTAA